From Permianibacter aggregans, a single genomic window includes:
- the nadC gene encoding carboxylating nicotinate-nucleotide diphosphorylase has protein sequence MHNQLSPAFLEQERIEAVRRALREDLGQTVDAELNPNLDVTAQLIDAEIMAEATITLKEPAVICGQAWVDEVFRQLETSAQVNWYVSEGQDCDANTVVCTLHGPARALLTGERSALNFLQTLSGTATVTRQYSKLLERSKCKLLDTRKTLPGLRAAQKYAVSVGGGWNHRIGLFDAFLIKENHIAACGGIVQAVQRARQIAPNLPVEVEVESFEELSEALTAAADIIMLDEFSDSDLAKAVELNKSKAKLEVSGSVTPERLNIIANAGIDFVSAGALTKHVRAIDFSMRVRTN, from the coding sequence ATGCATAACCAGCTTTCCCCCGCTTTTCTTGAGCAAGAACGCATCGAGGCCGTGCGCCGGGCCTTGCGTGAAGACCTTGGTCAGACCGTAGATGCCGAACTCAATCCCAACCTGGACGTCACCGCACAGTTGATCGATGCGGAAATCATGGCGGAAGCAACCATTACGCTTAAAGAACCAGCCGTCATCTGCGGCCAGGCGTGGGTCGACGAAGTGTTCCGACAATTGGAGACTTCAGCGCAAGTTAACTGGTACGTCAGTGAAGGTCAAGACTGCGACGCCAATACCGTCGTTTGCACACTCCATGGCCCCGCTCGAGCCCTGCTAACAGGTGAACGCAGCGCCTTGAACTTCCTGCAGACACTCAGCGGAACAGCCACTGTCACCCGCCAATACAGCAAACTTTTGGAGAGAAGTAAGTGCAAACTGCTGGATACCCGTAAAACCTTGCCGGGTTTACGCGCAGCACAAAAATACGCGGTCAGTGTAGGTGGCGGTTGGAACCACCGTATTGGTCTTTTTGATGCTTTTTTAATCAAAGAGAATCACATCGCGGCCTGCGGCGGCATTGTCCAGGCGGTGCAACGCGCCCGCCAAATCGCGCCGAATCTGCCAGTCGAAGTTGAGGTTGAGAGTTTCGAAGAATTAAGTGAAGCGCTTACTGCCGCTGCAGACATCATCATGCTTGACGAGTTCAGCGACAGCGACTTGGCGAAAGCGGTCGAATTGAACAAGAGTAAAGCCAAGCTGGAGGTTTCCGGCTCGGTGACTCCAGAGCGGCTTAATATTATTGCTAATGCAGGTATCGATTTCGTTTCCGCTGGTGCTTTGACAAAGCACGTTCGCGCAATTGATTTCTCAATGCGTGTTCGCACCAATTAA